From the genome of Bradyrhizobium elkanii USDA 76, one region includes:
- the rsmG gene encoding 16S rRNA (guanine(527)-N(7))-methyltransferase RsmG, whose product MASNSQPAELSVSAKDKAAALALTPVSRETEARLDRYIALLLAWQAKTNLVAPSTLPALWTRHVSDSLQLLSLAPTAKSWVDLGSGGGFPGVVLACALAETPGASIHLVERIAKKAAFLREAIRVTASPGTVHLADIGDTVDRIPGPIDCVTARALAPLHQLIGFAEPWVKNGAKALFLKGQDVEAELTEATKYWIIELKLHASLTGGQGWIVELGSIERR is encoded by the coding sequence ATGGCTTCCAATTCGCAACCCGCCGAACTCAGCGTCTCCGCCAAGGACAAGGCCGCGGCGCTCGCGCTGACACCTGTTTCACGTGAAACAGAGGCGCGGCTCGATCGCTACATCGCCCTCCTCCTGGCGTGGCAGGCCAAGACCAATCTCGTCGCGCCATCGACGCTGCCCGCCCTCTGGACCCGCCACGTCTCCGATTCGCTGCAGCTTCTGAGCCTGGCGCCGACGGCGAAGTCCTGGGTCGACCTCGGCAGCGGCGGCGGCTTTCCCGGCGTCGTGCTGGCCTGCGCGCTGGCCGAGACCCCGGGGGCGTCGATTCATTTGGTTGAGCGAATCGCCAAGAAGGCGGCATTCTTGCGCGAGGCGATACGGGTGACGGCGTCGCCGGGGACGGTGCATCTGGCTGATATCGGGGATACTGTGGATAGAATCCCGGGGCCAATCGATTGCGTCACCGCGCGGGCGCTGGCTCCGTTACATCAACTCATCGGCTTTGCGGAGCCGTGGGTCAAAAACGGCGCCAAGGCGCTGTTTTTGAAGGGTCAAGATGTAGAGGCCGAATTGACCGAGGCCACTAAATATTGGATTATTGAGCTAAAGCTACACGCCAGCCTGACCGGCGGACAGGGCTGGATCGTCGAACTCGGGTCAATCGAGCGGCGCTAG